CAGGTGGGGTGGTAGGTCACCTTGTGCGGGTAGTAGGCACCTACGTCCGTCACGCCGAGCACGTCCACGAGGAACTCGGTCAGCTCGTACGTCTTCGGCACCACCGGCGCCAACGTGGCCGCGAGGGTGTCCCCGCGCCCCTCGGCCCGCGCCCTTTCCCCCATCCGCGGATACAGCTCCCGCACCATCGCCCCGCACGACCCGGACGGCGTGACGATCGCCTCGTACTCCCCGAAGACATCGGAGAAATGCCGGGCGAGCGGCTCGGCCTCATGGCGGTAACCGGTGTTGTAGTGCGCCTGCCCGCAGCAGGTCTGCGCCATCGGGAAGTCGACCTCGACGCCCAGCCTGGTCAGCAGTTTCACCACGGCGCGCCCGGTGTCCGGATAGAGCGTGTCGTTGACGCAAGTCAGGAACAGGGCGACACGCATCGCGGCTCCTTAGTGGTCGATCATCGGATGGGTGCAGCGTAGTCGGAGGTCACCGTCTCGGGGAGCCCCTGGTTCACAGCGCGGCGATCCGGGTGTCCGAGTCGGACGTCAGCTCCCGGGTTGTCGCGCGGCGAGCCGGGCCTCCGCCGCCCGCCACCGGGCGGTGTCGCCCTGAGGCTCATAACGGGTCGACGGCTGGGTACGGGCGAGCAGCCTCCGCA
The nucleotide sequence above comes from Streptomyces sp. N50. Encoded proteins:
- a CDS encoding (Fe-S)-binding protein; this translates as MRVALFLTCVNDTLYPDTGRAVVKLLTRLGVEVDFPMAQTCCGQAHYNTGYRHEAEPLARHFSDVFGEYEAIVTPSGSCGAMVRELYPRMGERARAEGRGDTLAATLAPVVPKTYELTEFLVDVLGVTDVGAYYPHKVTYHPTCHGLRSLGLGDRPLRLLQAVKGLELVELPGADECCGFGGTFAVKNADVSAAMGADKVRNAESTGAGVLCAADNSCLMHIGGTMARLHTDMRPVHIAEILAATETEEEAGA